The following coding sequences lie in one Streptomyces sp. NBC_00510 genomic window:
- a CDS encoding DUF397 domain-containing protein, with protein sequence MREFDNGVPATDIEGAVWRKSGRSNPSGNCVELAALPGGGFAMRNSRHPGGPALIYTRAEIEAFLGGVKDGDFDDMTG encoded by the coding sequence ATGCGGGAGTTCGACAACGGCGTACCGGCCACCGACATCGAGGGCGCGGTCTGGAGGAAGAGCGGCCGGAGCAACCCCAGCGGCAACTGCGTCGAGCTGGCGGCGCTGCCCGGTGGGGGCTTCGCGATGCGCAACTCCCGCCACCCGGGCGGACCTGCGCTCATCTACACGCGCGCGGAGATCGAGGCCTTCCTCGGCGGCGTGAAGGACGGGGACTTCGATGACATGACGGGCTGA
- a CDS encoding ATP-binding protein: protein MTTHPAIPLDYGLTEDSASRFAACGLSGDLHAAGSARQFTRATLSNWGMLAIVDTASIVVSEMLTNAVRYGLDDPAYAPLSSRPVWLGLLRRDESVLCTVADPGMGVPVVKEPDWFAETGRGLHIIDSLSESWGWTPPDEAGKSVWALISAPM, encoded by the coding sequence ATGACCACGCATCCGGCGATCCCCCTCGACTACGGCCTGACCGAGGACTCAGCGTCACGCTTTGCCGCCTGCGGCCTGAGCGGTGACCTCCACGCCGCAGGTTCCGCACGGCAGTTCACGCGTGCCACCCTGAGCAACTGGGGGATGCTCGCGATCGTCGACACGGCCTCGATCGTGGTGTCGGAGATGTTGACCAACGCCGTGCGCTACGGCCTCGACGACCCGGCGTACGCGCCGTTGTCGAGCCGGCCGGTCTGGCTGGGCCTGCTCCGCCGCGACGAGTCCGTGCTCTGTACGGTCGCCGACCCCGGCATGGGCGTCCCGGTGGTGAAGGAACCGGACTGGTTCGCCGAGACCGGGCGGGGGCTGCACATCATCGACTCGCTCAGCGAGTCCTGGGGGTGGACACCGCCCGACGAGGCGGGCAAGTCCGTCTGGGCGCTGATCTCCGCGCCCATGTGA